A genomic stretch from Halalkalibacillus sediminis includes:
- the ftsY gene encoding signal recognition particle-docking protein FtsY: protein MSFFKKLKDKINTQTEQVSDKFKDGMEKTRSSFTSKVNDLVAKYRKVDEEFFEELEEILISADVGVETVMELIEELEMEVKRRNIQDSEQVKEVISEKLVEIYYGDDDESIEKLQLNEDGLSVILVVGVNGVGKTTSIGKLANQLKQEGKSVLLAAGDTFRAGAIDQLQVWGERAGVDVIKHSEGSDPAAVIYDGIQAAKSRGVDVLLCDTAGRLQNKVNLMNELAKVKKVISREVEGAPHETLLVLDGTTGQNALSQAKTFKEATDVSGIVLTKLDGTARGGIVLAIRNEMGIPVKYVGLGEQVTDLQPFDAHQFVYGLFGDIIDQQSSNQED, encoded by the coding sequence ATGAGTTTCTTTAAAAAATTAAAAGATAAAATCAATACTCAAACAGAGCAAGTATCAGATAAATTCAAGGATGGTATGGAAAAGACAAGAAGTTCTTTTACATCTAAGGTCAATGATTTAGTTGCAAAGTACCGTAAAGTGGATGAAGAATTCTTTGAAGAGCTTGAGGAAATACTGATTTCTGCGGATGTAGGAGTAGAGACAGTAATGGAGCTGATTGAAGAGTTAGAAATGGAAGTCAAACGACGTAATATCCAGGATTCAGAGCAAGTGAAGGAAGTCATTTCCGAAAAGCTTGTAGAGATCTATTATGGAGATGACGACGAATCAATCGAAAAACTGCAATTGAACGAAGATGGTTTATCCGTCATTTTGGTTGTAGGCGTTAATGGAGTCGGAAAAACAACCTCTATTGGTAAGTTAGCTAACCAATTAAAGCAAGAAGGAAAATCTGTTCTTCTAGCAGCAGGAGATACATTCCGAGCTGGCGCAATTGATCAATTGCAAGTGTGGGGAGAGCGTGCAGGTGTTGATGTCATCAAACATAGCGAGGGGAGCGATCCAGCCGCAGTAATATATGATGGAATACAAGCTGCCAAATCAAGAGGAGTAGATGTATTATTGTGTGATACAGCTGGACGCCTGCAAAATAAAGTTAACTTGATGAACGAGTTAGCGAAAGTGAAAAAAGTGATTTCTCGTGAAGTTGAAGGTGCTCCTCATGAAACTTTATTAGTATTGGATGGTACGACAGGTCAGAATGCATTGAGCCAAGCCAAAACATTTAAAGAGGCAACAGATGTATCTGGAATCGTGTTGACTAAACTAGATGGAACAGCAAGAGGTGGAATTGTTCTTGCGATAAGAAACGAGATGGGTATCCCCGTCAAATATGTCGGTTTAGGCGAGCAAGTGACTGACCTTCAACCATTTGATGCTCACCAATTTGTCTATGGACTATTTGGGGATATCATCGATCAGCAGAGCTCAAATCAAGAAGATTAA